From one Heterodontus francisci isolate sHetFra1 chromosome 17, sHetFra1.hap1, whole genome shotgun sequence genomic stretch:
- the LOC137379236 gene encoding tapasin-related protein-like isoform X2: MLPSILILLITHNVVGESTVGQIPPIKVALRGANITFYCTFPVFQEESDVKVQWWRHGDDEFLNDGEASNRQYKLLKKGGAAIHLLNVSFKDSGRYYCSVYCRGGMFGNGTGSELLVAVPPTPLRIDLVESEFRPSTSPILLCKTAKFYPEDLNVTWYKNNAKIVTGINTTKQQTRVGLYEISSTLKDTTLSYSGATYSCQVSHVSLETPANVSYNLEGHPGNN, encoded by the exons ATGCTACCAAGTATACTGATCCTGTTGATTACACACAACG TTGTTGGGGAATCCACAGTCGGCCAAATCCCTCCAATCAAAGTTGCGCTCAGAGGAGCAAACATCACCTTCTACTGCACATTCCCCGTCTTTCAAGAGGAATCAGATGTAAAGGTTCAGTGGTGGCGACATGGTGATGATGAGTTCTTGAACGACGGAGAAGCGAGCAACAGACAATACAAACTTCTGAAAAAAGGAGGAGCCGCCATCCATCTCTTGAATGTAAGCTTCAAAGATTCTGGCCGCTATTACTGCTCCGTGTACTGCCGGGGAGGAATGTTTGGGAATGGAACCGGCTCAGAGCTCCTTGTGGCCG TTCCGCCCACTCCTCTGAGGATCGACTTAGTTGAGTCTGAATTCCGTCCGTCCACTTCTCCAATTCTCCTGTGTAAAACAGCTAAATTTTACCCTGAAGATCTCAATGTGACTTGGTATAAGAACAATGCAAAAATTGTAACCGGGATCAATACTACCAAACAGCAAACCAGAGTGGGACTGTATGAGATTTCCAGCACTTTAAAAGATACGACGCTATCCTACAGTGGAGCTACATACAGCTGCCAAGTATCTCATGTCTCCCTTGAGACTCCAGCCAATGTCAGTTACAACTTGGAAG GTCATCCAGGAAACAACTGA
- the LOC137379236 gene encoding tapasin-related protein-like isoform X1 produces the protein MLPSILILLITHNDIYFDVSIGCLIVVGESTVGQIPPIKVALRGANITFYCTFPVFQEESDVKVQWWRHGDDEFLNDGEASNRQYKLLKKGGAAIHLLNVSFKDSGRYYCSVYCRGGMFGNGTGSELLVAVPPTPLRIDLVESEFRPSTSPILLCKTAKFYPEDLNVTWYKNNAKIVTGINTTKQQTRVGLYEISSTLKDTTLSYSGATYSCQVSHVSLETPANVSYNLEGHPGNN, from the exons ATGCTACCAAGTATACTGATCCTGTTGATTACACACAACG ATATTTATTTTGATGTTTCCATTGGCTGTCTGATAGTTGTTGGGGAATCCACAGTCGGCCAAATCCCTCCAATCAAAGTTGCGCTCAGAGGAGCAAACATCACCTTCTACTGCACATTCCCCGTCTTTCAAGAGGAATCAGATGTAAAGGTTCAGTGGTGGCGACATGGTGATGATGAGTTCTTGAACGACGGAGAAGCGAGCAACAGACAATACAAACTTCTGAAAAAAGGAGGAGCCGCCATCCATCTCTTGAATGTAAGCTTCAAAGATTCTGGCCGCTATTACTGCTCCGTGTACTGCCGGGGAGGAATGTTTGGGAATGGAACCGGCTCAGAGCTCCTTGTGGCCG TTCCGCCCACTCCTCTGAGGATCGACTTAGTTGAGTCTGAATTCCGTCCGTCCACTTCTCCAATTCTCCTGTGTAAAACAGCTAAATTTTACCCTGAAGATCTCAATGTGACTTGGTATAAGAACAATGCAAAAATTGTAACCGGGATCAATACTACCAAACAGCAAACCAGAGTGGGACTGTATGAGATTTCCAGCACTTTAAAAGATACGACGCTATCCTACAGTGGAGCTACATACAGCTGCCAAGTATCTCATGTCTCCCTTGAGACTCCAGCCAATGTCAGTTACAACTTGGAAG GTCATCCAGGAAACAACTGA